A genomic stretch from Malus domestica chromosome 15, GDT2T_hap1 includes:
- the LOC103401493 gene encoding LOB domain-containing protein 37-like codes for MSCNGCRVLRKGCSDSCMLRPSLQWIETPEAQGHATVFVAKFFGRAGLMSFISAVPDSQRPVLFQSLLFEACGRTINPVNGAVGLLWTGNWHVCQAAVETVLRGGTLRPIPELLGGASTPDEASEADVGGVTISTDMWRLRDPSHNSGSSSRFTSSRSARASSPKRKRSAASDESSTKLLQPQQHADLDLRLTPTPSFKPKPKPETRRPGTPSMNSDESGVSTCFESGFEDQHPYSYAVGTERKLLNLFP; via the exons ATGAGTTGCAACGGCTGTCGAGTTCTCCGAAAGGGCTGCAGCGACTCCTGCATGCTCCGCCCCTCCCTCCAGTGGATCGAAACCCCCGAAGCCCAAGGCCACGCCACCGTCTTCGTCGCCAAGTTCTTCGGCCGCGCCGGCCTCATGTCCTTCATCTCCGCCGTCCCCGATTCCCAACGTCCCG TTCTGTTTCAGTCCCTGTTGTTTGAAGCCTGCGGCCGTACGATCAACCCGGTCAACGGAGCAGTTGGGCTGCTCTGGACCGGCAACTGGCACGTCTGCCAGGCTGCCGTTGAGACCGTCCTCCGCGGCGGTACGCTCCGGCCGATTCCCGAGCTCCTCGGCGGAGCGTCCACTCCCGACGAGGCCTCCGAGGCCGATGTCGGCGGCGTCACTATCTCTACCGACATGTGGAGGCTTCGAGATCCGAGTCACAACTCCGGTTCCTCCTCCCGGTTCACCAGCTCCCGGTCCGCCAGGGCCTCCTCGCCGAAACGCAAGCGATCCGCCGCGTCCGACGAGTCCTCCACCAAGTTACTTCAGCCCCAGCAACACGCGGATCTGGATCTCCGGTTGACCCCGACCCCGTCTTTCAAACCCAAGCCCAAACCGGAGACCCGACGACCCGGAACCCCGTCCATGAACTCGGATGAGTCCGGCGTCAGCACGTGCTTCGAGAGTGGGTTCGAAGATCAACACCCGTACTCTTACGCTGTCGGAACGGAGAGAAAGCTACTCAACTTGTTCCCATGA